In Dermacentor silvarum isolate Dsil-2018 chromosome 2, BIME_Dsil_1.4, whole genome shotgun sequence, the following proteins share a genomic window:
- the LOC125943437 gene encoding spidroin-2-like, with the protein MQVQVLLFWLVGEAYAQHHNQATQPTQRGVDFQNYPAPAAPYGGGYDAYASYGFGYDTAGEYNNRQYGAGQGRSNFVKAGLYGYPDAVGLYRQMNYADAVQRFRATPGSVGTAPGVSRDAVFNAAPIILPGSAGSAQEAASAAYGPRPAAPNAGGYRAYGQPAPNPYALAAGAFEYTPYGGYGYGFSQAALGGQAYSSYPYGPAGYAAGYTPGINGEQAGYGSRPAAHRGYRRR; encoded by the exons GTGCAAGTGCTGCTTTTCTGGCTCGTTGGTGAAGCCTACGCGCAACACCACAACCAGGCGACTCAACCCACACAGCGAGGCGTCGATTTCCAAAACTACCCTGCTCCTGCAGCCCCCTACGGAGGAGGATACGATGCCTACGCCTCT TACGGTTTCGGCTACGATACGGCGGGCGAGTACAACAATCGGCAGTACGGCGCGGGGCAGGGCCGCTCTAACTTTGTCAAGGCCGGCTTGTACGGCTACCCAGACGCCGTCGGTCTCTACCGCCAGATGAACTACGCGGACGCCGTACAACGCTTCCGAGCCACCCCTGGCTCCGTGGGCACTGCCCCTGGCGTCAGCCGTGACGCGGTCTTCAATGCGGCGCCGATTATCCTCCCTGGTTCCGCTGGATCTGCCCAGGAGGCTGCATCTGCAGCCTACGGTCCAAGGCCTGCGGCACCTAACGCTGGAGGTTATCGTGCTTATGGGCAGCCAGCACCCAACCCGTATGCACTCGCTGCTGGCGCTTTCGAGTACACTCCGTACGGAGGTTACGGCTATGGATTCAGTCAGGCGGCTCTCGGTGGGCAAGCCTACAGCAGCTATCCATATGGTCCTGCTGGCTACGCTGCCGGCTACACTCCTGGCATTAATGGTGAACAGGCCGGGTATGGAAGCCGGCCTGCCGCCCATCGGGGCTACCGCCGTCGCTAA